One part of the Ornithodoros turicata isolate Travis chromosome 2, ASM3712646v1, whole genome shotgun sequence genome encodes these proteins:
- the LOC135385105 gene encoding uncharacterized protein LOC135385105 yields the protein MLHETVPLQMTPGDELEHSEATHCNICKEPFTKKQKVQDHDHVSGEFRQSLCQGCNLKLRIPRKVPIIAHNANYDLGFIVAHLHLLRKTDIRVIASSCQKFKAIDIGVFRFIDSLSFLNANLDTFTKNLCGKGEFNFRCLCQFFAEEDYFNLAVRKGVFCYNYVTSFERYDEPCLPSRDQFFNQLNGSEVSEEDYRHAENVFEKFQLKSLGEYSDLYLLTDALLLGDVFQNFRIWALETHKIEPLNFVSLPGLSMSCALKMSRINLDLIHDPDAYLLIERGLRGGMTQCSTRMATANVPGTEQYDPEKPKTIIHYIDINGLYGTVIREPLPFGVFEWLSPEEVAGLDVTLVADYADVGYFLEVDLAYIHELHERHRDLPLAPEKMSVLYELLSDYQKDLMKKFSLPQHDIEPKLLLTLLDKKKYFLHYRSLKLYLQLGLRLEKIHRVLRFKQKPFLRSYVDFHHELRNQVTNTFERNLYKCLINSVYGKTCMNVRKFVDCRLATSEEQVLRFLRKPNLQQFRALSSNVVLFQFAQSIVHMRQPLYLGFTILELSKVMMYDFHYNDLLRVAPDTRLLYMDTDSYIVMLSDEKALAELADTHLDTSGHSCDDSLYSTKNKMVLGKFKNEMPHDHILGFCCLKPKLYALDLHSKKTIQSC from the coding sequence ATGTTGCACGAGACTGTGCCCTTGCAAATGACCCCAGGAGACGAACTCGAACATTCTGAAGCCACTCACTGTAACATCTGTAAAGAACCATTCACTAAGAAGCAAAAAGTGCAAGACCATGATCACGTAAGTGGAGAATTTCGCCAATCGTTGTGTCAGGGATGTAATCTGAAACTGCGGATACCACGTAAAGTGCCCATCATTGCGCATAATGCCAATTATGACCTCGGATTCATAGTAGCTCATCTGCACCTGCTTCGGAAGACAGACATCAGAGTGATAGCTTCCAGTTGTCAAAAGTTTAAGGCTATAGACATTGGTGTGTTCCGCTTCATAGACTCGTTGAGCTTCCTCAATGCTAATCTCGACACATTTACGAAAAATCTATGCGGCAAAGGTGAATTTAACTTCAGGTGTCTGTGTCAGTTTTTCGCAGAGGAGGACTACTTCAATTTGGCTGTACGTAAAGGGGTTTTCTGTTATAACTACGTTACCTCTTTTGAACGTTACGACGAGCCCTGTTTGCCATCACGTGACCAGTTCTTTAACCAACTGAACGGATCAGAAGTGAGCGAGGAAGATTACCGCCATGCGGAAAACgtgtttgaaaaatttcaactgaagAGCCTGGGCGAGTACTCGGATTTGTACCTTCTGACGGACGCACTGCTTCTGGGagacgtgtttcaaaacttCCGAATATGGGCGTTGGAGACACACAAAATTGAACCACTTAATTTCGTGTCACTCCCAGgactaagcatgtcttgcgcactaaaaatgagtcggattaatctggatttaatccacgatcccgatgcctatctgttaattgaACGGGGCCTGCGTGGTGGTATGACCCAGTGTTCAACGCGAATGGCTACTGCAAATGTCCCAGGGACAGAGCAGTACGATCCCGAAAAACCAAAGACCATAATTCATTACATAGACATAAATGGACTCTATGGCACAGTGATCCGTGAACCACTCCCATTCGGAGTCTTTGAATGGTTGTCACCCGAAGAGGTTGCAGGCTTAGATGTAACCCTTGTTGCAGATTATGCAGACGTCGGTTATTTTTTAGAGGTAGACCTGGCCTACATACATGAGCTCCACGAACGACATAGAGATTTACCGCTGGCGCCCGAAAAAATGAGCGTTCTGTATGAGTTGCTCTCAGATTATCAGAAAGACCTGATGAAAAAATTTAGCCTCCCACAGCATGATATAGAACCGAAATTACTCCTTACATTGCTTGACAAGAAGAAGTATTTTCTTCATTATCGCAGTCTAAAGTTGTACCTACAGTTGGGTCTCCGGCTCGAGAAAATTCACCGGGTGCTCAGGTTCAAACAAAAACCATTCCTGCGATCCTATGTTGACTTCCATCACGAACTACGCAACCAGGTAACGAATACCTTCGAACGTAACCTGTACAAGTGTTTAATTAACTCCGTATATGGgaaaacatgtatgaatgtACGAAAGTTCGTCGACTGCCGCTTGGCAACTTCCGAGGAGCAAGTGTTGAGATTCTTGCGTAAACCGAACCTCCAGCAATTCAGGGCTCTAAGCTCTAACGTAGTCTTGTTTCAGTTCGCTCAATCGATAGTCCATATGCGACAGCCTCTGTACCTGGGGTTCACTATTCTCGAGCTCTCTAAAGTCATGATGTATGACTTTCATTATAACGACTTGCTTCGGGTAGCCCCGGACACAAGGctcttgtatatggacacagattcttatatcgtgatgctgagcgatgagaaggcccttgcggagctcgccgatacccaccttgatacatctggtcattcttgtgatgactcgctgtattctacgaaaaacaagatGGTGCTAGGAAAATTTAAGAACGAAATGCCCCACGACCACATCCTAGGGTTCTGTTGCCTGAAACCGAAGCTCTACGCACTAGACCTCCATAGTAAAAAAACGATACAATCGTGCTAA